The proteins below are encoded in one region of Hordeum vulgare subsp. vulgare chromosome 3H, MorexV3_pseudomolecules_assembly, whole genome shotgun sequence:
- the LOC123444499 gene encoding uncharacterized protein LOC123444499, producing the protein MDGKTPHLLPLSLSAATKKQIRDDVWLVCGWALINAFSIVFATAVGHYIHLSCSQSSFILPCIELTAAEEAWLTALGIGMLCCAPSEAAAAALALLLPCLRRRARRALAYLALAVTVLFHCMYVGAVCIFLAADPGYIFGRIYYTVIFCVIVVCDLLCFRALLGGNGWGMHYVDQLM; encoded by the exons ATGGACGGCAAGACGCCTCATCTGCTGCCTCTGAGTCTGAGCGCGGCGACAAAGAAGCAGATCCGGGATGATGTCTGGCTGGTGTGTGGATGGGCGCTCATCAACGCCTTCAGCATCGTCTTCGCCACAGCAGTCGGCCACTACATCCATCTCTCGTGCAGCCAG TCCTCCTTCATCCTGCCGTGCATCGAGCTGACGGCCGCGGAGGAGGCCTGGCTAACCGCCCTCGGCATCGGGATGCTGTGCTGCGCCCCATCCGAGGCGGCCGCGGCGGCGCTGGCGCTGCTGCTCCCATGCCTCCGTCGCCGGGCCCGCCGTGCCCTCGCCTACCTCGCGCTGGCGGTCACCGTCCTCTTCCATTGCATGTACGTCGGCGCCGTCTGCATCTTCCTCGCCGCCGACCCAGGATACATCTTCGGCAGGATCTATTACACCGTCATATTCTGCGTCATCGTGGTGTGCGACCTCCTGTGCTTCCGAGCCCTCCTGGGAGGTAACGGGTGGGGCATGCACTACGTGGATCAGCTCATGTGA